In Camelina sativa cultivar DH55 chromosome 13, Cs, whole genome shotgun sequence, the genomic window CGATTATTATCCGCTTTAATAATCTTAATCTTGGGTAATTTCCATAATGCAGCTGGAAACTCACCAGAGAATCCATTGTCCTGCACTTGAAACCTCTCCAGAGTAAGGCATTCACCAATGGAGTTAGGTAATGAGCCTTCAAAGTAATTTGAATGGAGAGAAAGGTTAATAAGCCTTTTGCCACTGCAAATACCACCAGGGAAAGAGCCAGATAACTTATTCTGTGAGACATCAAGAGACACCAAGTTCTTGAGAGAAGACCCTAAGGATCGTGGGATTTCACCACTCAGGTTGTTGAAACAAAGATCCAAAGTTTTCAAACTTGTCAAACCAACAAACGAAGTGGGAATCTCTCCATGGAAACCTGACCTATGCAACAGAAGCTGTTCAAGCTTGTCTAGTTTCCCAATAAAAGAAGGAATCTCACTAACCAGATAGCTGTTTTCAGACAAATCAAGAACCACTAGCTCACTTAGCTTCCCAATCGCAGAAGGGATGACACCAGTGAGCAGATTACTTCCCAAGTTGAGAACTTGCAGATTGAACAGTAACCCTAAGTCTTCTGGAATCTTACCCTCGACATGGTTGCTGCTCAAATCAAGATTTTTCAAAGAACTAAACTCAGAAATCTGATCAGGGATTGTGCCCCAGATGAGATTAGAGCTGAGATTCAGAGTCTCTAACGTAACACAGCGAGACAAATGAAGTGGGATTGGCTGATTGAACAAGTTTTGGGAAAGGTCTAGGTGAGTGAGGTAAGGGAGGTCACAGATAGAGTCAGAGATTTCACcagaaagattgaaactttgaagGCTAATGGAAGAAACGTAAAGAGAAGGAGCTCTGGTACATGTGATACCAGTCCAATTACaatggtgagaagaagaagtgtttaACCAACCTGAAAGAGAGCCTTTTGGATCATCAATGGAGGCCTTGAATCTGAGAAGATTACCAAGCTCCTCGTCTTCTGTGAAAGAGAAGGTCGtagtgaagaagacgaagaagaagaatgtgaaaGCTAGTGAAATTGAAAACTGGTGCATGAATCTGGTAGCCATTAAAGAGATTGAAGAGGATCTGGTGAATGAGTGAAGCaagtgagagtgagagtgacAGTGATAGTGAAACAGAGAATTTAAGACAATTATTGATAACAAGTAAATAAGGTCAAATGTTGTAAAAAGTGAGAACGCAATCATGTAATAATGTAATAAATATcaggatcttttttttttacacatagGCGCAATCTTATTTAGGAATTAGGACAGACTATCATTTATTtggtaaataacaaaaattaaattacgaGTAAATGTACAACAATGATagattttgttgatatgattaAGGTTCAGGCTCATTAACCCTATAGAAGAGAATTTTGCTAATAATAccatatttgtaaaaaaaagttttctacaATGCCATAATTGTAAAACTTTATTGCCACAAGCTTATTAAAGTGGTCATTTGAGTTGACTATTTTGCCCTAAAAAAATAATGGCGAGAATCTAAATTAATTTTGGAGAAATAATGTGACGTGCAATAATTAGATGAGCATTAATTGTGTTCGTGGACAACATTTCAGTTATTCATATTTTAACGATAATTGTCCACCAGTTATTAAAATattcttaacttttaaaaatagtGGACATGATGTGTTttcatgtaattaaaaaaatgtccACGTGAAATTTTGATTCAGAAGTTGTCCATACATTATAATGATCTTGTctatcataaacaaaaatgtaaatacgtTATGGACATGTTTCAAATTATAACACTTTGTCCTTTGTCCACACAAATTGATCACATTTCATTCACATGAACCATATTGATCATAGACAACCTTTCTTATTTATGTATAAATGTAGTGGACAACTCTAAAATTTGGTAAGTTGTCCACATGACTTCAAAATTGTCCACAAAAATGAAGATTAAGTTGTCcacaaaatgaaaattaggttgtccacaaaaataaacataaagttGTCCACAAAAACTGGCTAAATACTCGTCTCTCGCCTAACAAGCACCATCATTAGCTATTCTGTAAACCAAAACGAAACTCTTGTGGTCCACCTACAAAACATCAATAACACAACAACAAGACAAATCGAACAAGAACAGAGCCGACAAATCCAGATTTGCCAGTCACAAAACATAATCAGAAAAATTCAACCTCTAAGACCAGagcgaagaagaaaaacagactcaccaagaaatatatatgaatgtgAGCACCACATATCCCACTAAAACCATCGGAATCTGCCaatcgaagaagatgatgctttGACAGCTAAGAcgaacaaaagaagagagaacattttttgttttgtttagaaaacataatttttattaataaattatggagagagaaaatgagatagaaaaaaaacaaatgaaagaaaaatataaatagaagaaagaaaataaaaagattagtttaGTCAATCTACCAAACATTTATGGCATTTGAGAAAAGGTTTTGTAAATATGGcattttggaaaaacaaaatcaatgtaCATACCATTCCTCTTAATAACCTCTAAATGGAACCCTCCAGCTAAACAAAGTGAGATTCAAAACCCTCTAACTCAGCCAGTGTGTGTTCTACCGCACTTGACTTCACCTACTTCCACCACTTGGAAGAATATGATATTAAGCTAAAACAGCCGTGATGAAAGTTTGGTTGGATTGGCTGATTAAAGATAAATCAGAGAATCCGGTTTATGATTTTgagttcagttttttttgtttttttgtaaaacatcattttcacAAATCTTTTCAAATTGGATTTTCAGGTGTGCCTAAGACCAAATCGGACAGAATTGGAAATAAGGGTGGTTTATGCAATTTTAAGAGAATAGGGGTAGGTAATCGTAAGAAAAAGAGTAGAGAGGGTTTAGTTTGAAAACTTccgttaatattttttttttgttttgcagtgGGAGAGGAGTCTTTGGGAACTGGTAGATTTGTAGACAAAACGACGTCTCGGAGATTGGAATTTCGGATCGTGtctctctgcttctttgttTCAATCCGATTTCAATTCAAACCCTTTACTCCTTCACttcaaaagatttgattttttaccaggtcagtttcttcttcatcaacccaagttttttttcttttctttttctagggttcttttttttcttctttcttctctgtgtTGTTTGCTTCACAGTCATTTGAAGCTACTTCTTGTTAACTCTGTGTTTGGAAGTTAAACCTAGTTGACTTTCAGAAGCTTAAAGAGTTctgcttttttttaataaagagttCGTGAATTTGTTCtgaaattttgtaatttggattTAAATGCTAATTTTTAAAGTTCTGTTTCGGTGGTAATTTCTTGGTTTGAATTCATAGCTTCAGCTTTAATTGAAGTTCTCGCTGGAGCTAGGATTTAAATCCTTAGTCTTTTTACTTTGCTTGGTTTAAAAATACTGAGTAGAGAGATCGAGTCAACTCGGATGTGAGTACCtgagttgattttgtttttagctAGAGTTGCAAATTAAGCTACTGGAGTTACTTcagtaatattaattttctgatTAGGTTTGGCTTCGTCACTCTACTCAATGTTTTGAATTGCTTTAAAGGTTAGTTTTTTCTAGGACTATGATGGTATATCAGTATTTGGTAGACAGAGGATCTTCGTTTCTTCTTGGTTTTACTGTTCTTGCAAGTGACATCTGCATTTAATTAGCTTGCTTCTACACATAAGTTTTGCGTATTTGGTACCCATTTGGTGGCTGTTTAGCACAAATCAATGGTTCTTATATTCTTAAGTTTGTGACTTTTGGTAGTCTGCAAAATTTCCCTTGGGGATACCTCTGTGTTGATTAAGTAAAGGACTCTCCAGCAATCATTTTTCTGGTTTGTTATTGGAAACAGAAGCGGCCACTTCATTAGAGAACCTTTTTCTTGACTTTGTATAGGCCTTGATTGAAAACTATGTTAGCGTACGAGATGGTATATAATACTGTTTTTCTGTGTTCATTCAGCACAGCCAATGGTCCAGATGACCAACAGTTGTTCcgtatatctttcttttttctttctctgtacCCTCTATCAGCTGACTTCGTTCTTTCtgtcttttactttttcttagCTTCTTTCCGAATCTTGGCAGTCTTAGAAGCAAGAGAAGTCTCAAGAAGTTGCTACTACAAGTGAGGCCACTAGTGAAAATTGTCTTTGTTATCACTTGTTAGTACAGATCAGTGGTGAGAAAGTAATATGGCTGATACCAGTCCAAGAACTGATGTCTCAACAGATGATGACACTGATCATCCAGATCTCGGGGTTAGCTCATAATCTGGTTACATTTTCTCACTTAAATTTTTCCGAACGAGTGTGATTTTGATGGACCGGTAAATTTTTCTGGTGTTAATTTCATGCAGTCCGAGGGAGCATTAGCGAATACTGCTGCTTCTGATTCTAGTGACCGCTCGAAGGGCAAGATGGATCAAAAGGTGATATGTCCATCTCTGTAGATAAGATAACTATTTTTATTGAGCCAATGTATaatctgtttcttctttccttaTATTTTGATCTATAGACCCTTCGTAGGCTTGCTCAAAACCGCGAGGCAGCAAGGAAAAGTAGATTGAGGAAAAAGGTAAAACTTTCCACTGTttcttggtttcattttttttttttaccttttttttctctaaattgatccatcccaagaagaagaaccttaaTTCCTTTCAATTGTTCCCTCCATAGGCTTATGTTCAGCAGCTGGAGAACAGTCGCTTGAAACTTACCCAGCTTGAACAGGAGCTGCAAAGAGCAAGACAGCAGgttcaaatttgttttcttacttccattgattattaatttgtgGTTCTGTATACATAAAAGGAAATTTCTCGCTTTTAGGGCGTCTTCATTTCAAGCACAGGAGACCAAGCCCATTCTACTGGTGGAAATGGTTAGTTGCTTATTCTTTATTAGTGTGTTTTTTTGGCTTGTAATTTGTTGATAAGGTGTAGACTGATCAATGAGTTACATCATGTGATCCCATAACAATATGTTGGCTTGTCAGAGTAAGTGGCTGACTGACGGGGTTCTGATAGCAAAAACTGTTCCATCAAATTAGCACTGTTGTGGATTTAGACTTAAAAGATCGAATCTCATggatttgttcttgtttgtaaGTATAACATCTTTTATTTCAGGTGCTTTGGCTTTTGATGCTGAACATTCACGGTGGCTGGAAGAAAAGAACAAGCAAATGAACGAGCTGAGGTCTGCACTAAATGCCCATGCAGGTGATGCTGAGCTTCGAACAATAGTTGATGGTGTGATGGCTCACTATGAGGAGCTTTTCAGGATAAAGAGCAATGCAGCTAAGAATGATGTCTTTCACCTTCTGTCTGGTATGTGGAAAACACCAGCTGAGAGATGTTTTTTGTGGCTCGGTGGGTTTCGTTCATCTGAACTTCTCAAGGTCAGGTCTTATTTCATTGTGTCTTTCTCCGGTTACATACTGTTTTTACATAGAACATAAGAAGAATggtcataataaaaaaaaaatgtgtgcaAACAGCTTTTGGCGAATCAGCTGGAGCCAATGACAGAGAGACAGTTGGTGGGCATAAATAACTTGCAACAGACATCGCAGCAGGCTGAAGATGCTTTGTCTCAAGGAATGGAGAGCTTACAACAGTCTCTAGCTGATACTTTATCGAGCGGGACTCTTGGTTCAAGCTCATCAGGGAATGTGGCGAGCTACATGGGTCAGATGGCCATGGCAATGGGAAAGTTAGGTACCCTCGAAGGATTTATCCGCCAGGTACAACCACTTGTGATGTTTTGAGATGATATCTCTAGAATATGTGGTAATAATGATGATTCTTGTGGTTGGTTGCAGGCTGATAATTTGAGACTACAAACATTGCAACAGATGATAAGAGTATTAACAACGCGGCAGTCAGCGCGTGCTCTACTTGCAATTCATGATTACTTCTCGCGGCTACGAGCTCTTAGCTCCTTATGGCTTGCTCGACCCAGAGAGTGAAATTGTATTTTGGTAGCTGTACAAAACCCATATGGACACAAACCAGGAGAGACTATTAAATTAACACTTCTCAGATTCTTCTTACCAAATCCATCGACGAATAAGCAGTTTTCTGTGAAACAAAAGTAAAGACTCTTTGTCTCTAGATTTCTAAAATGGTTGTGGTAATTCATGTTGTTTTAGCTGTAGCCGTCaggtctttttttcttcttagcaTTTGGAAAGTTTACTGTATTGTTTATATCAGAATTGTTActgaattttgtaattttatttttttgtggtaaggtgtttcttttactttttttttatatttttattttgtgtcttaAACATCATCTAACAATATAAAGGCGTTTTGATACTTTTATTTCTATCTTGAGTTTTGTGGTTTTCTCAATGGATTCTTAATGTCAAACTTCACACAAATGATGAAGTGCTCCAAAATGTTTACATCTCCAACTAGTTAAAGTGTGACTGTTTATGTATTgagaacatataaaataaaaaataacttcaGATTATCAATAATGTTATACTCTCAACGACAATTAGTTCCAGAGATTTCACACTAATAAAGTCAGATATGCTAGTAAATCCAATGTTTATTCTAATGACGTCATTGTCTCATCATGATACAATGTACAATAATTTACAGTATCTTTTGTGTTAAGCGGTATGAGAATGAAATTCatcaaacataaattttgtttgatcttaatttaattgataaaatagtatttatcattctaatattatattttttatttgtaagtaaaaacaTTTGAGAAGATAATgagctttaaaaacaaatttttgatttcttgataAGAATAatagtatagttttttttttgcttatattttgcttatgttttgcttatattttgttattgtttattaatgCATCTATttcatctttcattttttttgtcttcacagtcaaaaatattattgctaatgtaatttttatattttactaatgTATCccttaagatattttttatttaccattttacttttattcttattctttttttttttttttaaattgtctATATATAACACACATACATGCACTACATCACTACATCACTCACTCACTACCCCTCctatagagaaaagaaaaacacaaatcataagtAATTCATACTCTCTCCCGTAAGTTTtcattctttaatttatttgttttaatgattttttttccttttctgtttaAATCAAGAAATGCAAATTTTCATTAAAACCGAGAATAGAAGAATATACACAGTAGAGATGACATCGACGGACACGATCACGGACATGAAGACGAAGATCTACCAAGCCACTGGTATTGTGCAACGATGCAGTATCTGACGTACGGAGGGAAGGTCCTCAGCCTGAAGAGGGGAGCCACTCTGTACGACTACGGTATAGGAGCTAGTGCGACTATCCAGATGCAAGATGCAGAATCGGCAGATTTCATGCTAAGTAATGAAGTTGTAGTAGAAGTTGACATGACAAAGTGTCTTGAATAATTAATCTCGAAATAATAATGTTGATCATTTATATTATCGTTGTTTCTTGCTCGTCTAATATCTCTagttttcaatgtttttgtcACGTCTCTTGGTTTGTGCTAAACTCAATGCATTTTGCTTATCATGCATCTCAACTTAATATTAAAATACCGAATGTTTGTGTCAATTTTGAAGGAACTCACATACTCTTCTTTAGCTGTAGCCgtcaggtttttttttcttggcattTGGAAAGTTTAatgtattgtttatatatctctttGAATATATCAGAATTGttactaaattttgtaattatttcttttttttttgtctttgtatcGTAATcatctaaaaataatataaaaggcATTCTGatacatttattttatcttgAGTTTTGTGGTTTTCTTAAGGGAATCCATATGACAAACTTCACACAGATATGATGAAGTAATCTATCTAGTTCTGATTTCCAAAAATATGGTTACATCTCCATTTAGTTAAAGTGTGACTGTTTATGCAttgagaacaaaaaacaaaaaaaaacttcaaattaagCGTGATCATTTGTAATTGTATATGATGATATGAGTTGTAAACTTTCGCTAATTTATCCAAGTAAAGTGTATGATAATTTTAACTATTAGTGTTAACACAAAATAGAGaggatattttattaaataaacctaaaaaataacatgtcattgtcaaaaaaaaaaaaaaaaaaaaaaaaaaaaaaaaaaaNNNNNNNNNNNNNNNNNNNNNNNNNNNNNNNNNNNNNNNNNNNNNNNNNNNNNNNNNNNNNNNNNNNNNNNNNNNNNNNNNNNNNNNNNNNNNNNNNNNNNNNNNNNNNNNNNNNNNNNNNNNNNNNNNNNNNNNNNNNNNNNNNNNNNNNNNNNNNNNNNNNNNNNNNNNNNNNNNNNNNNNNNNNNNNNNNNNNNNNNNNNNNNNNNNNNNNNNNNNNNNNNNNNNNNNNNNNNNNNNNNNNNNNNNNNNNNNNNNNNNNNNNNNNNNNNNNNNNNNNNNNNNNNNNNNNtaaaaaaaaaaaaaaaaaaaaaaaaaaagaaaaaaaaaaaagagtattgcATTTTCAGACAGAGGACTTTTATTTTGAGGTCCACCATCATCACTTCAGTTCGTCTTCCCttcctgttttgtttgttttttccatAGACTGGGAAAATCAATACCTCAAAGAAGATATAAAAGTAGCGAACTTTGATTGATATCTGTGTTGGGTTTCATACAAAGAAGACGACGTCTTTAAAGATTGGAAATTTCTCGGATCTTTTGTTTCAAgcccccctttttttttctgaacaacTCTTGTTAGAGGTTAAGCTGAAGAATCCATTCACAGGTTTAGATACTCCTTCAATAGTCTTAGTCTTAGGGGTTgatttttttcagttttctttattctctctgtctctgctTTCATGATTGCTTTTATCATGGAAGATTTCGACCTTTGGAGggatttttttgctttatatacGTGTTCATTGGTTCCAACACTGTAGAAGTGAAATTGCTTGCGATTAGATGTTAACAGGCTCGAATTTTGTGTCTTTACGTTCTGTTTCTTGGGTTAATGGATGCGCTAAATTCtgaatctttttcttcatcCTTCAGTCTAATGTTCACAATAGTTACTGCTTTAAACTCATGAAGAGCTTTATTGCTATGTTATTTCGTTGGTTCTCACTTCTAATCTTATAGGcttgttttattgtttacttTGATTCTCTGGGTTTGACTTTTGAGTACTCAAAGTTGTCATATGTTGCTTCATGCTAAGTTCAAATGTAATGGTTTGGATCTTAAAGATGTTTACAAGTCTGCAAATTTTGAACCAATCACATGTGATCAGGTCTATAGCTCtagttttttggtttctgtttaCCATCGTGCTTTGACAGTCTGTCACTCCATCTAGGTGATTCTAAAAGTTTTTACTTGGAAGGGAACCACGCTTGGATCAGTTTTTGTCTGATGATTCAGTAAGAgagatttagaagaaaaaaaaaaaaatgggagataCTAGTCCAAGAACATCAGTCTCAACAGATAACGACACTGATCATAATAACCTAATGGTTAGCTTGTAAAACTTGCTAGATTTTTGCTTCTCTATGCTCATTAAATGGCCAAAAGTTTTGAAATAAAACAGTATTTATACTATACTTTAAGTTTGGTTATTTTTTCGGTTATTATGCAATCAAATCTGACAATTAGTAAGTAGGGTAAATCACCTTCTCGCGCATGGTGAGAAGAGAGGGTAACCGGCGGGATCACGGAGAACGCGTTTCCTGTTTAAAGCTGTCGTGAGGACCGTCTACACGAAGAAAGACgttcaaaaatcaaacagaaatCGGCTTTCAACGGTCaataaatcattattattacttttctttgatttctaAGATATCTTGTTTGAATGCTTtagaaagatatatttttatttgtttacctAGAAAACGATCCTGATTTATATCTAACTAGATTATGATCAGTGAAATTGatttattatgttaattttaagatctacttctcttctcttcattgaAGTGTTTTACTGAACTTAGGAACAATCAGGTCTAGTCCTGTCACAACGTACTAGTTTTGAAATAAATCCCAGACCAGAGCAATATCTTGTCTTAGTAGTTTGATCCAAATTACAAACATTTGTATAAGAAAGCAAAGGTAAATCAAAAGAATGACACCTAAAGAAGCTCGGGTAATATTTTTCTCTACAAACTGTACTTGGTGAGAAGTAATTGTACATATGATTTTGTTACTAAAGTAAAAccgaaagaaagaaatcaaaagacgGCAAATATGATACTATCAGCGGCATCGATTACGTGTGGGATTTTGGGATTTTGTACTGTTTTTTCAGAAACTGAGACGCCTCTGAATCGTTTCTGTGGCACAGCACTCGCACCAATGTTTGGGTGTCCGCTCCAAGTTTGCCTTTTCCTCCTTGCTGCATCTCTAGACTGCTTCTAGACCTCAAGTCATCGATAAGTTCCCGCGTCTGTTCATAGTTAGATGTGAGTATAAATTACCCCTCGGAATATAAACCCAACCAAAATTCTTGAAACCAAAAACCGAAACCAGACTTCATATAAACCTAACAGCAACAATAGTTTTataccaaacaaattaaaaccgaaccgaataaacTGCAGGTTTACTAACCTCATATCCATGCAACTTTACAACAAGACGGACTCGGGCTACTTGGTTTTCAACCACTCCTCTTGGAAGTCCATCCCCGCCAGAAATAAAGAATTCCTAAGAACACCCACAGACATAAGAGCTTTAACGACACATGCATTTCGGGCTACAAAGATAACATGACCGTCAATAAGTAAAAGTTACCTTTAAGACCTCTACATCTTCTTCTAACAGCTTTGACTCGCTTGGATGGAATACACGTGCCGAGCCTCCATCTAATAGCACGCGAAGCAATCCATCCTGgtagatttaaaatattttcaattaaaaggCAAACACTTGAGACCTTgtctaaaatagtaaaatgtcAATAACCCGACTGAGGTTAAACTACAGACCAGTGATGCTTGAAGCAGGCTGGTGACTACACGATCCCTCAATGGCTCCATTATGACACTACATAGCTGTCCAAGTTCCTGGTCAAAGTAATTGAAAATTTAGCATTGTCGAGAAAAAAGCCTTTGCTAATATTCATTGGTGCCAAACCGCCATAGAAATCTAGATATAGTCAAGGAATTTAATACTTCATTGACTTCTAGGAACCTATTTTTTAGATATCCTCAATCATGTTACCAGCACCTAGTGTTTGGTGGTTCAGACCTCATGTAAACTGTAAATGTCTGGCTCAGTTATAACATGTCTTGTCTAAGGGGAGATTTCTTACCGTATCAAGGAGTTCGATTAGTCCTTCCAATCTTGATTGAGAAACACTTGGCTTgtataaattttcaataaacGGCTCCCTTAAATCGCAGAAGATAATCTTGGTTCCTGCAGTGTCACAGAATCATGATTAGTTTAACCCTTCGATAATGAAATTTTCAAGGATGTAAAGATATAGCATCTCACCAGTAAACTCGCAGAGACGATCCAGAGCTGCATTGATATCTTTTCTACTCCCCTCAAAAGATTCCTTCTGGTTAAAACTCTTGGATTTCTCAACCAAAGATTTTCCTGTAAGGTTAGCCAAAGTAGATATGTACCATTTTTATGACTAATACGAAATTTCtagaaaataagattttgtaAAGGGAAAATGAACATTGAATAAGCACATAAAGGTCCTTACTGATGACAATCTTTTCACGAGGTTTTTTCGCTATCCAGCGGTCCCACATGCTGTCTTCTAACTTGCTCAGTTGACTAACAGCATACTGTGAAAAGCATATGAAACATTTTAGATAGcagaaaaaacttgaaaatgatGCTTGAAATGAGGAAGCGAGTCTTGAAGTTACATGTAAAGTATTGAGCTGCACGCAAAGTACAGCGGTTGCAGGAACATCAATGTTAATCGACCTTCTCTCTTCAGGCAGTTTTGACTCAAATAGTTCCTTCTTAACAAAAACCTTGATTGCTGTTTCCTTCTTGTAACGAGTAAGAACAGGTACAGGTGGAATCAAATCTTCCTTGCTAGCTGAAACAGATACCAGAATATTTCAGTAGACCAAAAACATGGTCCAGCTTAAGCAAGATAAAGACTCATAAGAATATAAACTTCTAAACTTCAACCAGTCACATGGTACATACCTAGCTTCTCCATGACATGGTTAGTATAGACTTGAAATGCATTGTCAATGCCACGACATAGAGCACTTAGTTCAATGGATCTCATTGGAACTTTCAGCTCAAAAAATTGATTAACAGTCTGCATCAAAGATTATCCAAAACATTAAATTGGCCACTCTTAGAAGTGAAGGCATATTGCCAACGAGATCAACATATGTtttcacaagaaacaaaaatatcacaGCTACGTTCAATACAATTTTGACACATTCATGAACAGACACTGCTTAATTATGTCTAATTATCTTTCTTACGTACAATAATTGGAAGATACGACTCATACCTCTTCTACGATCCTAAAAACTTCAACAATTGAGCTCCCATGCCGCTGTTGAGGTGATATTGGGTCCCAACGCTATACAGAAAAGCTAAGATGCGTtatggtttgaaaaaaaaactggtaTTAAAAGACATAAAGTCATTCTTCGCAACATCAGTGAAGGAAACACCAAATCTCACCTCTTGTTTATAAGCTCGCTCCACCCAACTTAAAATTCTTCCCAGCTGTGAATTGATCCATCTCAAAACCAACGTGCCAGAGAGAGATTCGACCTAGCAGATATAAATTACTGAGAAATATTAGAGCCAACACGACTGGTAGCTGAATTCGACTC contains:
- the LOC104734708 gene encoding transcription factor TGA2, whose protein sequence is MADTSPRTDVSTDDDTDHPDLGSEGALANTAASDSSDRSKGKMDQKTLRRLAQNREAARKSRLRKKAYVQQLENSRLKLTQLEQELQRARQQGVFISSTGDQAHSTGGNGALAFDAEHSRWLEEKNKQMNELRSALNAHAGDAELRTIVDGVMAHYEELFRIKSNAAKNDVFHLLSGMWKTPAERCFLWLGGFRSSELLKLLANQLEPMTERQLVGINNLQQTSQQAEDALSQGMESLQQSLADTLSSGTLGSSSSGNVASYMGQMAMAMGKLGTLEGFIRQADNLRLQTLQQMIRVLTTRQSARALLAIHDYFSRLRALSSLWLARPRE